The following DNA comes from Frankia casuarinae.
TGTAGACAAGCACGCGGCCATAATGGTCGTGCACACCCAGCGAAGCTCCCCCCGGCGCCCGCAGAAGCATTTGCGTCTCGCTCTTGATCAGATCCACATGAAGGATCTTTAATTCCACCTCGTTCGTGTAAGGCGTGAACGGAACCCAGGGAAGATCATCGACTCCCGTGTACGTTGGAGCGAAATGTTGGAGGGGATTGACCAGTGTCGTCATCTGCATCTCCTCGGGTGGCTGTCGTCGATCCCTGCCTTCGGAATCGTCTGGATCCGGCGGGGAACAGCCGGCTAGGCGAGCGGTAGGGTTTGATTCTGGACCCACCAAAAGATCCGAGATAGAACAGCGGTGACAGATCCCTGAACATACGCGACAAGCGCGGGTGCCACGCGCGCCATTGGGGCGCGGACCGGGGTGCCGATGACACCGCCGGGCAGGATAATCCCCTGATGATGCGGATGTCCGACGACCGTGTGCGAGAACTCACCGCTGCGCTGGAACACGACGAGGGACTGGTGGATCCCACGATCAAGCGTGTCCGGCGCGAGATCCCGGCCTATGAGGTGGTCCCGACCGAGGCGCTGGTGACGAGCATCCACCGCAACGTCGTGCTGGCGTGCCGCACCCTGCGGGCGGGCGTCGTGCCGCCGAGCTCGGAGATCTGGCAGGCCGAGCGCACAACGCTGGAACGGCTCCGGCAGGGCGTGCCGATCGAGGACATCATGGGCGGCTTCCGCATCTGCATAGCGAGTATCCAGGACCGGCTGGTGGATCGCGCCCAGGAGTTCGGGGTCGACCACCCCGAGTCGCTCACTCTCACCTCGCTGCTGTGGAAGCTGAGTGACGTGTTCTCCGCTCGTGCGGCGAGCGCCTACCGTGAGTACGGCCTGTCGCATGCGGTGGCGGACCGAAGGCGCAGGGACGAATGGCTCGCCGGGCTGCTCGCCGGCACCCTGTCTCCGACGCAGATTGAGCAGGGGTGCATCCGCTACCACGTGCGGCGCGACACACGCCTGCGGGCGGTGTGCACTGCCACCCTGTCGGAAGCGGAGCTGGACCAGGCCCTCAACCTGATCAACCAGGGGTGCCGGCGCAGCAACATGGTCCTGCTCCTGGTGCCCTCCCAAGGCCGGCTCGTGGGGATCGTGTCGGGGCCGCCACCCGCGGTCCCGGGGCTGCTGGTCGCCGCCGGGCCCGAGGGGCCGCTGGGCCGGGTCGCGGCGTCCTTCTCGGTGGCCAACGACGTATTGGCCGCGGCCCGACTGCGCCACGACGAGGGCGTGCACACCCTCGAGAGCCTCGGCTGGCGGGTGGCCGTGCCGCGTGCGGCGGACGTGACCGCACTGATGCGGGCCCGCTACCTCCAGCCGCTCCGGGACACCGGTGCGTTCGGGGAGGAAGTCGTCGAGTCGCTCCGCTGCTACCTGGCCAATGGCCGTAACATCCCGCGGACCGCCGAGGCGCTGCATGTACACGTCAACACGCTGCGCTACCGACTAGCCCGGTTCGAGGAGCTGACCGGGCGGTCCCTGGACGACACCGACACCCTGGTGGAACTGTCCTGGGCCTTCCATGCGGAGACGGCAGCCCCGCCGGTTTCGTAGCCGCGTACGAAGCGAAGGGCGCCGCGTTGGCATCCCGCCCGTAGCCTTCGATGTGTCGCACGCCACATCCTGTTGGAAATTCGTACCCGTTACCGGGCCCATCAGAGCTCGACGTTCCGAGCTGGTGGTCTCGGCCCCGCCCAACAGGGGAGCAACCCATGACCGCTTCGATGACAGCAACAACCGGCCTCCGGGAGCGGACCAACCACTATCGGCAGCTCCTGGCCGCCTCCGTCGGCAACGCCGTCGAATGGTTCGACTGGTACATCTACTCGATGCTTGCGGTGTACTTCTCCACGCAGTTCTTCCCGGCCAGCCCGGGAGGCAGCCTGGTGCCGCTGATGTCGACCTTAGCGATCTTCGCCGTCGGATTCTTCGCCCGCCCGGTCGGAGCGCTGATCCTCGGGATTCTCGCCGACCGGATCGGCCGCCGCAGGACGCTCAGCACCACGATTATGGGCATGGGCCTGGGCAGTCTCATCATCGGGCTTGCCCCCACCTACAAGCAGGTCGGGGTCGCCGCCCCGGCACTGCTCCTGCTGGCCCGGCTGATCCAGGGTGCCTCCGCGGGGGGCGAGTATGCCGCGGGAAGCGCGTTTCTCATCGAGTCCGCGCCGGCTGGCCGTCGGGGACTGTACTCGAGCTTCTTCTACATCAGTGCGACCTCGGCCAACCTGGCGGCGATCGGGATCAGCGCCTTACTCGCCAGCACGCTGGACTCGCAGAACATGACCAGCTGGGGCTGGAGGATCCCCTTCCTGCTCGGCTCGGTCGCGGCCATGGTCGGCATGTGGATCCGGACGCACGCCAAGGAGACCCTCACCCAGACGGCGGACGAGCCGGCCGGTGCCCGTCGTGCCGACATGTTCGAGTTCCTCCGCCGGCACCCCAGGGAATCCCTCCAGGTGTTCGGGCTGACCGCGGCCCCGGCCCTGGTGTTCTATGTATGGACCGCCTATCTGCCGACGTACGCGAACATCACGGTGGGCTCCAACCTCAAGCACGGCCTGCTCTCCGGTGTCGTCGCGCTGACCATCTTCCTCGCCCTGCAGCCGGTCTTCGGAGCGATCTCGGACCGCGTCGGCAGGCGGCCGATGCTGCTCATCTTCGGCACCTTCTTCGTGGTCGGCACGGTTCCGATGCTGGCCCTACTGGACGGCTCGACCACCAGACTGCTCCTGGTTCAGATCATGGGGCTGGTGTTCCTCGCCTGCTGGTCGTGCATCTCGAGCGCGGTGGTCGCCGAGCTGTTCCCGGCGCGCCTGCGCAGCTCCGGTATCGGGTTCCCCTATGCGCTCTCCGTCGCCCTCTTCGGCGGCACCGGCCCCTACGTCGCCACCTACCTCGTGGACATCGGCCACGCCGCCTCCTTCGGCTGGTACGTCACCGCCGTCGCCCTGGTCAGCACCGTGGTCTTCAGCCGGCTCCCCGAGACCGCGCACCGGCCCCTGCACTGACCGACAGGAGACATCGCCCGCGAGTCCGAGCGTCCGAGCGTCCGAGCGTCCGAGCGTCCGGATCACGCTGGCAGGGAACGGTGGTGGCTTCCACCGCGGTGGCTTCCACCGCGGTGGAGGGGCTGTCGCATCCCTACAGCCGTCGAAGCGGCCAGAACGGTCACCGCCAGAACGGTCACCGTCAGGAGGCCGCCTGGCCGTCGGCCAGACCCGCGATGGCCGCGCTGACGGCGAGAATCCGGCGCGCGTTGTCGACGTGCAGGTTCTCGATCAGCCGGCCGTCGACGGTCGCCACTCCGCGGCCCTCGCGTAGCGCCTCCTCCCAGACCCGCACGATCTCCGCGGCCTGCGCGACCTGGGCCTCAGTGGGTGAGAACGTGCGGTTACACGTCTCGATCTGGTTGGGGTGGATAAGCGTCTTACCGTCGAAGCCCATCTCGCGGCCCTGGCGGCATTCCGCCGCGAAGCCGTCGGCGTCGCGGATGTCGTTGTAGACACCGTCGAGGATCACGGTTCCACTCGCGCGCGCGGCCAGCAGACACAGCCCCAGGCCGGTCAGCAGCGGGGCGCGGCCGGGCACGAATTCGGCACGCAGCTCGTTGGCCAGGTCGTTGGTGCCCATCACGAGGACGGTGAGCCGCGGCGACGCCTGGGCGATCTCCTGGGCGCGCAGGATGGCACCAGGTGTCTCCACCATCGCCCATATCATGGTGCGGTCCGGCGCGCCGGCCGCTTCGAGCCCTTTTTCGATCGCGTGGACGTCCGACGGCGACTCGACCTTCGGCACCACGACGGCGTCCGGGCCCACCCGTCCCGCGGCGCGCAGGTCGTCGGCATGCCAGGAGCTGC
Coding sequences within:
- a CDS encoding PucR family transcriptional regulator, whose protein sequence is MSDDRVRELTAALEHDEGLVDPTIKRVRREIPAYEVVPTEALVTSIHRNVVLACRTLRAGVVPPSSEIWQAERTTLERLRQGVPIEDIMGGFRICIASIQDRLVDRAQEFGVDHPESLTLTSLLWKLSDVFSARAASAYREYGLSHAVADRRRRDEWLAGLLAGTLSPTQIEQGCIRYHVRRDTRLRAVCTATLSEAELDQALNLINQGCRRSNMVLLLVPSQGRLVGIVSGPPPAVPGLLVAAGPEGPLGRVAASFSVANDVLAAARLRHDEGVHTLESLGWRVAVPRAADVTALMRARYLQPLRDTGAFGEEVVESLRCYLANGRNIPRTAEALHVHVNTLRYRLARFEELTGRSLDDTDTLVELSWAFHAETAAPPVS
- a CDS encoding MFS transporter, whose translation is MTATTGLRERTNHYRQLLAASVGNAVEWFDWYIYSMLAVYFSTQFFPASPGGSLVPLMSTLAIFAVGFFARPVGALILGILADRIGRRRTLSTTIMGMGLGSLIIGLAPTYKQVGVAAPALLLLARLIQGASAGGEYAAGSAFLIESAPAGRRGLYSSFFYISATSANLAAIGISALLASTLDSQNMTSWGWRIPFLLGSVAAMVGMWIRTHAKETLTQTADEPAGARRADMFEFLRRHPRESLQVFGLTAAPALVFYVWTAYLPTYANITVGSNLKHGLLSGVVALTIFLALQPVFGAISDRVGRRPMLLIFGTFFVVGTVPMLALLDGSTTRLLLVQIMGLVFLACWSCISSAVVAELFPARLRSSGIGFPYALSVALFGGTGPYVATYLVDIGHAASFGWYVTAVALVSTVVFSRLPETAHRPLH
- a CDS encoding HpcH/HpaI aldolase/citrate lyase family protein — its product is MTGTAAAGSPGSPSAGRPPAAYRPRRSVLYMPGANERAMEKARNLPADALILDLEDAVAPVAKERAREQVCAAVADAAYGHREVTVRVNARGSSWHADDLRAAGRVGPDAVVVPKVESPSDVHAIEKGLEAAGAPDRTMIWAMVETPGAILRAQEIAQASPRLTVLVMGTNDLANELRAEFVPGRAPLLTGLGLCLLAARASGTVILDGVYNDIRDADGFAAECRQGREMGFDGKTLIHPNQIETCNRTFSPTEAQVAQAAEIVRVWEEALREGRGVATVDGRLIENLHVDNARRILAVSAAIAGLADGQAAS